Within the Natranaerobius trueperi genome, the region GTAATTCTTGTATTAGTTCATTTCCAATAGGAATAACCATGCGCCCACCTTCTTTTAATTGCTTGAGAAGTTCAGAGGGTGTTCTATTAGCAGCAGCTGTTACAATAATTTTATCAAAGAGTTTAGTATACTAGTAGTTCAATTTCATTTTTTGATAAGCCAATCTTTAATTTTCCATTAATTACAGCAATTGTAGCAGGGGTTGCACCATTATCTTTAATAGTTTGTTCTACTTCTAAGGCTGTTTCATAGTTTTTTGGGCATGGCATACCATGAGATACTTTTTACCTAGAATATAGCCTTTTTTCTTAAGGTTTCTTATATGCCCCGCTATAGTAGACCGACTAGACTGATATTTACTAGCTAACTCGTCTTGAGAAATCATAGGATCTTGTTTAATACTATCTAATATTTTTTTCTTGATTTGTAAGATTCACACAACATCACCCGACACAATCATTAATTAATAAACAAAAGTTTACAGATTTACAAAATGTATTATCTCATATTGAAAATAGCATGTAAACGTTACTTATCAATTATTACAGTAATTTCTGTACCTTTACCGGGTTCAGATATAAGAACATAATCATCAATCATCATACCAACAATCGTTAAACCTGAATTTCTAGCAGCTATCCCTGCTAGATCACCATAATAATCTTCAAGCTCATCTCTACGAGGTTGCCCCAACTTTTCCTTTGCTTTTTCTAAAATATCTGATTCCATACCTTTACCGTTGTCTTTTACATATACTACATGTTTATTATCTTTAGAGGTGATTTTAGATTCGATATTAGTAGCCCCAGCTTTAAAAGAGTTACTTAATAGCTCATCTAAGATTCCTTTTATCTTTTGATTGGTTTTTTTCATGATTAGCCTCCTTGTTCATCAAATTGTAAATTTTTTAACACACCTATCATAAGAGTCGCAACTAACCCTCCGGCAAAACCATTATTATATAGATTTAAACCACCATGCAGAAATCCTACGTTCATGACCATAGACATATGCAAAAACCCTGCTATAAGTCCTGCTAAGTTTCCAAATGATCCAGTGATAGGAGCAAGGGTTGTTCCAAATAACACCCCTAAAATCGGACCAGGTTCAGTTGGTGCCCAGTGGAAAAACTGTAAAGATAAAAAAGCTCCAATCATTATAGGGATTATATTTTTAGTATGTTTACCAAAGGAACCAAATCCTACAATAGTTAAAATACCAGTTATACTTGGTCCATTTAACTCTCCACCTATGATTAGTACATAACTGGTCCCTATTAAACCTACAATTCCCATGTTAATAAACGT harbors:
- a CDS encoding protein-L-isoaspartate O-methyltransferase family protein, with product MIVTAAANRTPSELLKQLKEGGRMVIPIGNELIQELQVITKQEDKYARKSLGSCRFVPLK
- a CDS encoding winged helix-turn-helix transcriptional regulator; protein product: MLQIKKKILDSIKQDPMISQDELASKYQSSRSTIAGHIRNLKKKGYILGKKYLMVCHAQKTMKQP
- a CDS encoding ATP-binding protein, which codes for MKKTNQKIKGILDELLSNSFKAGATNIESKITSKDNKHVVYVKDNGKGMESDILEKAKEKLGQPRRDELEDYYGDLAGIAARNSGLTIVGMMIDDYVLISEPGKGTEITVIIDK